One window from the genome of Mycolicibacterium gadium encodes:
- a CDS encoding cytochrome P450 — translation MTKSQVVFDPFSEEYFNGPWDIYRRMREETPVYYNEAEDFYALSRHEDVSAAYKDFATYSSAYGLDLAMVRSGEPPPMKMIILMDPPEHRHMRSLVNKVFTPRAIEAMRPMVTETIDRYLSAADPTGFDVVQDFSAYFPVDIITTMLGVPEDKRQQVREWVDTSLHREPGQIEMSDEGMAAIAEAMGLYFQLILERRNEPQDDMFSRLVAAEIQREDGGVESLEDFEIAGFATLLGGAGAETVTKLVGNAVVEFARHPEQWQKLLDDRSKIPAAVEELLRYEPPVHYNVRRSMREVHLHGVTIPEGKPVFLLQASAHRDPDAFTDPDTFDIDRDRTEAQNLGFGYGVHSCLGAALARMETAIALERLLDRMPRYEVLWNQCERVAMQNVAGWSHVPVRVV, via the coding sequence ATGACCAAATCCCAAGTCGTCTTCGACCCGTTCTCCGAGGAATACTTCAACGGTCCCTGGGACATCTACCGGCGCATGCGCGAGGAAACGCCGGTCTATTACAACGAGGCAGAGGACTTCTACGCGTTGTCCCGCCACGAGGACGTCTCGGCGGCTTACAAGGATTTTGCGACCTACTCCTCGGCGTACGGCCTAGACCTCGCGATGGTTCGGTCCGGTGAGCCCCCGCCCATGAAGATGATCATCCTCATGGACCCACCCGAGCATCGCCATATGCGTAGCTTGGTCAACAAGGTGTTCACCCCGCGTGCGATCGAGGCCATGCGACCGATGGTGACCGAGACGATCGACCGCTACCTGAGCGCGGCCGACCCCACGGGTTTTGATGTCGTACAAGACTTCTCGGCGTATTTCCCGGTCGACATCATCACGACGATGCTCGGCGTGCCCGAGGACAAGCGCCAGCAGGTCCGTGAGTGGGTGGACACTTCGCTCCATCGCGAACCGGGCCAGATCGAGATGTCCGATGAGGGTATGGCTGCGATCGCGGAAGCCATGGGTCTGTACTTCCAGCTGATCCTGGAACGCCGCAACGAACCGCAGGACGATATGTTCAGCCGGTTGGTCGCCGCCGAGATCCAGCGTGAGGACGGTGGGGTCGAGTCCCTCGAAGACTTCGAGATCGCTGGATTCGCAACCCTTCTCGGGGGTGCCGGCGCCGAAACAGTCACCAAGTTGGTCGGCAACGCCGTCGTCGAGTTCGCGCGTCACCCTGAACAGTGGCAGAAGCTGCTCGACGATCGCAGCAAGATCCCCGCCGCGGTCGAGGAGCTTCTGCGCTACGAGCCACCGGTGCACTACAACGTCCGCCGATCGATGCGCGAGGTTCACCTCCACGGCGTCACGATCCCCGAGGGCAAACCCGTGTTCCTGCTTCAGGCTTCAGCACATCGCGATCCGGACGCGTTCACCGATCCCGACACTTTCGACATCGATCGCGACCGAACCGAGGCACAAAACCTCGGCTTCGGGTACGGCGTACACAGTTGCCTCGGCGCTGCGCTCGCCAGGATGGAGACCGCGATCGCACTCGAGCGACTGCTTGACCGCATGCCGCGCTACGAGGTGCTATGGAATCAGTGCGAGCGCGTCGCTATGCAGAACGTCGCCGGCTGGTCGCACGTCCCGGTGCGCGTTGTCTAA
- a CDS encoding ferredoxin has translation MSQKIEVDFGLCESNGVCMGIDPEIFDLDDEDYLHVLQDEVTPENEDRVKEAVRQCPRQAIFIKDE, from the coding sequence GTGAGCCAGAAAATCGAAGTCGACTTCGGTCTCTGTGAGAGCAACGGGGTGTGCATGGGCATCGACCCTGAGATCTTCGACCTGGACGACGAGGACTATCTGCACGTGCTGCAGGACGAAGTGACACCGGAAAACGAGGACCGCGTCAAAGAAGCCGTGCGACAGTGCCCGCGGCAGGCGATCTTCATCAAAGACGAATGA